Part of the Sphingomonadaceae bacterium OTU29LAMAA1 genome, ACGACGTTCAGCCGGGCGAGCAGCGCCTGGTTTCCCGCGGTCGGCGCCATCGCCGGATAGCCGCTCTTGAAGCTGATCGACGCATCGGTACCGGGCGCATGCCGCGCGACGATCGCCGTCATTTTCGTCCGCACGCGCTGCGTCTGATCCTCGCTCAACGTCCGGAAATCGCCGCTCGCGACCGCTTGCGCGGGGATGATGTTGCTCTTGCCTTGCGCACTCGCCTTCGATCCACTCGCGTCGATCGCAGCGGTGACGCCGCTGGCGAGCAGGCCGACGTTGAAGGTCAGATTGGCCTCGGGCAGTTCGGTGCGAAACGCCGCGACGATGCGTGCGATCTCGTTGGCCGCGCCATCGCCGAACGCCTCGCTGAAGATGCGCGAGCTGTGGCCGCTCTTGCCAGTTACGGTCAGCGTCCAGTCGTTGACGGACCGGCGGGCGATCGAGCCCATGTCGCGGCCCTCCTCGATCGCCAGCCCCTCGAAATCGAGTGCGACGTCGGCGCGTTTGCCGGCCGCGATCAGGTCGGCGCGCGCCACCGCGATCGGATCGCCCGAATCCTCTTCGTCCCCGGTCAGCACGATCTCGATATTCGCGTTCCGGAGCGTGCCGGCGGCCTGCATTGCGCGCAGCGCGGACAGCATCACCACCATGCCGCCCTTGTCGTCGCCGGCGCCGGGGCCGCTCGCCTCCTCGCCCTTGCGGACGAAGCGCTGGAACGGCGAATCCGCCTCGAACACGGTATCGAGATGGCCGATCAGCAGCAGCCGTCGGGTGCCGGGCGCGCCGCCATGCGTCGCGATGATGTGGCCCGCGCGGCCGGTCTGCGGCAGCGGCTTCCACGTCACGGTGAAGCCCAGCCCGCGCAGTTCCTCCGCCATCATCGCGCCGACCTTCGTAACGCCGGGCAGGTTCATCGTGCCGCTGTTCTGATTGACCAGCCGCTCCAGCA contains:
- a CDS encoding M20/M25/M40 family metallo-hydrolase, translated to MLTLFLPLLLAASPAAADPAPRLSSAEARMAATVDAEYERSVTLLERLVNQNSGTMNLPGVTKVGAMMAEELRGLGFTVTWKPLPQTGRAGHIIATHGGAPGTRRLLLIGHLDTVFEADSPFQRFVRKGEEASGPGAGDDKGGMVVMLSALRAMQAAGTLRNANIEIVLTGDEEDSGDPIAVARADLIAAGKRADVALDFEGLAIEEGRDMGSIARRSVNDWTLTVTGKSGHSSRIFSEAFGDGAANEIARIVAAFRTELPEANLTFNVGLLASGVTAAIDASGSKASAQGKSNIIPAQAVASGDFRTLSEDQTQRVRTKMTAIVARHAPGTDASISFKSGYPAMAPTAGNQALLARLNVVNRDLGLPAMPPLDPLKRGAGDISWVAADVDGLVGLGTASRGDHTPDEVVDLSTIRRQAKRAAILMSRLSAEKR